Proteins encoded within one genomic window of Acipenser ruthenus chromosome 32, fAciRut3.2 maternal haplotype, whole genome shotgun sequence:
- the si:dkey-71b5.6 gene encoding RIIa domain-containing protein 1 translates to MSQKSGLEALDIGALSSEQQEKLKQFKINTRIANEKYLRSHPEVEMILGEFLREILLKRPGDIREFAAEYFTDPALPGRIVKKLEE, encoded by the exons ATGTCTCAGAAAAGCGGGTTAGAGGCTCTCGATATCGGCGCTTTGAGTTCGGAACAGCAGGAGAAACTCAAACAATTTAAG atcaATACTCGCATTGCTAACGAAAAATACCTCCGGTCGCATCCGGAAGTTGAAATGATATTGGGCGAATTTCTGAG aGAAATCCTTTTAAAACGGCCCGGCGATATTCGGGAATTTGCTGcag aGTATTTTACGGACCCCGCCCTTCCTGGGAGAATTGTGAAGAAGCTGGAGGAGTAG
- the LOC117965132 gene encoding annexin A2-like isoform X1 produces the protein MQSINELLLSKVNEARKPTVWGTLGTIRPFPNFDPEMDAVNLVAAIKSKDTGAIVQILTNRSSTQRQLIARLYRTTAAQDLLSDLQGALSGDLKSVIVGLMRTPSRFDATELRRALKGIGTDEDTLIEILCTRDNKQLHEIITAYKQEFNRDLEQDIADDTSKDFQRLLLALAKGTRENNTDWIDYRLIDHDAKTLYEAKANSKTPNPDPWIQILTERSTDHLDRVFQKYIDYSSEEIEKTIQTDFSGDLGNALLSLVSAIQNTPLYLAGNLQEAMKRFLPVSRRGRGPRPSSESWCPAARRPTQHPGRVPQEIRSLSVHSAAGRSEGGLPEGIAGTVSG, from the exons ATGCAGTCCATCAACGAACTGTTGCTCAGCAAAGTGAACGAGGCACGGAAG cCGACTGTCTGGGGCACTCTAGGCACCATCAGACCCTTCCCGAACTTCGACCCTGAAATGGACGCCGTGAATCTTGTAGCTGCGATCAAGTCTAAAG ATACCGGCGCCATTGTGCAAATTCTCACAAACCGGAGCAGCACCCAGAGACAGCTGATAGCCAGGCTGTACAGAACCACAGCCGCGCAG gaCCTGCTCTCAgacctgcagggggcgctgtcGGGGGACCTCAAGTCGGTGATCGTGGGGCTCATGAGGACCCCGTCCCGCTTCGACGCCACGGAGCTCCGCAGGGCGCTCAAG ggcaTTGGCACAGATGAAGACACTTTGATTGAGATCCTCTGCACGCGAGACAACAAGCAGCTGCATGAGATCATCACAGCGTACAAACAGG AATTCAACAGAGATCTGGAGCAGGATATCGCTGACGACACTAGCAAAGACTTCCAGAGACTTCTGCTGGCATTAGCCAAG GGAACGAGAGAAAACAACACGGACTGGATTGACTACAGGCTGATTGATCACGATGCCAAG ACGCTGTACGAAGCAAAAGCAAACTCCAAGACCCCCAACCCGGACCCCTGGATCCAAATCCTGACCGAGCGCAGCACGGACCACCTGGACAGGG TGTTCCAGAAATACATAGATTACAGCAGTGAGGAGATTGAGAAAACCATCCAGACCGACTTCTCCGGAGACCTGGGCAACGCACTGCTCTCCCTGG tctcTGCGATTCAGAACACTCCCCTCTACCTGGCTGGAAATCTCCAGGAGGCCATGAAG CGTTTCCTCCCCGTCTCCCGCAGGGGTCGAGGGCCGCGTCCCTCATCCGAATCCTGGTGTCCCGCAGCGAGACGACCTACTCAGCATCCGGGTCGAGTACCGCAAGAAATACGGAGTCTCTCTGTACACAGcgctgcag GGAGAAGCGAAGGGGGACTACCTGAAGGCATTGCTGGCACTGTGTCGGGCTGA
- the LOC117965132 gene encoding annexin A2-like isoform X2 has translation MQSINELLLSKVNEARKPTVWGTLGTIRPFPNFDPEMDAVNLVAAIKSKDTGAIVQILTNRSSTQRQLIARLYRTTAAQDLLSDLQGALSGDLKSVIVGLMRTPSRFDATELRRALKGIGTDEDTLIEILCTRDNKQLHEIITAYKQEFNRDLEQDIADDTSKDFQRLLLALAKGTRENNTDWIDYRLIDHDAKTLYEAKANSKTPNPDPWIQILTERSTDHLDRVFQKYIDYSSEEIEKTIQTDFSGDLGNALLSLVSAIQNTPLYLAGNLQEAMKGSRAASLIRILVSRSETTYSASGSSTARNTESLCTQRCREKRRGTT, from the exons ATGCAGTCCATCAACGAACTGTTGCTCAGCAAAGTGAACGAGGCACGGAAG cCGACTGTCTGGGGCACTCTAGGCACCATCAGACCCTTCCCGAACTTCGACCCTGAAATGGACGCCGTGAATCTTGTAGCTGCGATCAAGTCTAAAG ATACCGGCGCCATTGTGCAAATTCTCACAAACCGGAGCAGCACCCAGAGACAGCTGATAGCCAGGCTGTACAGAACCACAGCCGCGCAG gaCCTGCTCTCAgacctgcagggggcgctgtcGGGGGACCTCAAGTCGGTGATCGTGGGGCTCATGAGGACCCCGTCCCGCTTCGACGCCACGGAGCTCCGCAGGGCGCTCAAG ggcaTTGGCACAGATGAAGACACTTTGATTGAGATCCTCTGCACGCGAGACAACAAGCAGCTGCATGAGATCATCACAGCGTACAAACAGG AATTCAACAGAGATCTGGAGCAGGATATCGCTGACGACACTAGCAAAGACTTCCAGAGACTTCTGCTGGCATTAGCCAAG GGAACGAGAGAAAACAACACGGACTGGATTGACTACAGGCTGATTGATCACGATGCCAAG ACGCTGTACGAAGCAAAAGCAAACTCCAAGACCCCCAACCCGGACCCCTGGATCCAAATCCTGACCGAGCGCAGCACGGACCACCTGGACAGGG TGTTCCAGAAATACATAGATTACAGCAGTGAGGAGATTGAGAAAACCATCCAGACCGACTTCTCCGGAGACCTGGGCAACGCACTGCTCTCCCTGG tctcTGCGATTCAGAACACTCCCCTCTACCTGGCTGGAAATCTCCAGGAGGCCATGAAG GGGTCGAGGGCCGCGTCCCTCATCCGAATCCTGGTGTCCCGCAGCGAGACGACCTACTCAGCATCCGGGTCGAGTACCGCAAGAAATACGGAGTCTCTCTGTACACAGcgctgcag GGAGAAGCGAAGGGGGACTACCTGA
- the LOC117965132 gene encoding annexin A2-like isoform X3 — MQSINELLLSKVNEARKPTVWGTLGTIRPFPNFDPEMDAVNLVAAIKSKDTGAIVQILTNRSSTQRQLIARLYRTTAAQDLLSDLQGALSGDLKSVIVGLMRTPSRFDATELRRALKGIGTDEDTLIEILCTRDNKQLHEIITAYKQEFNRDLEQDIADDTSKDFQRLLLALAKGTRENNTDWIDYRLIDHDAKTLYEAKANSKTPNPDPWIQILTERSTDHLDRVFQKYIDYSSEEIEKTIQTDFSGDLGNALLSLGVEGRVPHPNPGVPQRDDLLSIRVEYRKKYGVSLYTALQGEAKGDYLKALLALCRAEDL, encoded by the exons ATGCAGTCCATCAACGAACTGTTGCTCAGCAAAGTGAACGAGGCACGGAAG cCGACTGTCTGGGGCACTCTAGGCACCATCAGACCCTTCCCGAACTTCGACCCTGAAATGGACGCCGTGAATCTTGTAGCTGCGATCAAGTCTAAAG ATACCGGCGCCATTGTGCAAATTCTCACAAACCGGAGCAGCACCCAGAGACAGCTGATAGCCAGGCTGTACAGAACCACAGCCGCGCAG gaCCTGCTCTCAgacctgcagggggcgctgtcGGGGGACCTCAAGTCGGTGATCGTGGGGCTCATGAGGACCCCGTCCCGCTTCGACGCCACGGAGCTCCGCAGGGCGCTCAAG ggcaTTGGCACAGATGAAGACACTTTGATTGAGATCCTCTGCACGCGAGACAACAAGCAGCTGCATGAGATCATCACAGCGTACAAACAGG AATTCAACAGAGATCTGGAGCAGGATATCGCTGACGACACTAGCAAAGACTTCCAGAGACTTCTGCTGGCATTAGCCAAG GGAACGAGAGAAAACAACACGGACTGGATTGACTACAGGCTGATTGATCACGATGCCAAG ACGCTGTACGAAGCAAAAGCAAACTCCAAGACCCCCAACCCGGACCCCTGGATCCAAATCCTGACCGAGCGCAGCACGGACCACCTGGACAGGG TGTTCCAGAAATACATAGATTACAGCAGTGAGGAGATTGAGAAAACCATCCAGACCGACTTCTCCGGAGACCTGGGCAACGCACTGCTCTCCCTGG GGGTCGAGGGCCGCGTCCCTCATCCGAATCCTGGTGTCCCGCAGCGAGACGACCTACTCAGCATCCGGGTCGAGTACCGCAAGAAATACGGAGTCTCTCTGTACACAGcgctgcag GGAGAAGCGAAGGGGGACTACCTGAAGGCATTGCTGGCACTGTGTCGGGCTGAAGACCTTTGA